A DNA window from Anaerocolumna sp. AGMB13020 contains the following coding sequences:
- a CDS encoding phosphate ABC transporter substrate-binding protein: MKIRNKVLAVLLTVAMVGVLGGCASSNNNTSGNAAEPTQAATDTPADTATETPAEGISGTVTITGSTSVEKILNDMIDEFTALNPDVTINYTGTGSSAGIADTASGANDIGASSRNLKDEEKSADIKEVTFAYDGIAVAVNPANPLTDISTEDLAKIFSGQVTNWSQIGGKDADIVVVSREGASGTRSAFEELVKLEDAGGLTESATVVEGNGNVQTAVAGNENAIGYVSFSYIDTTVKALTVNGVEGTPEHSKSGEYVLSRPFLFVYKEASASAATKAFIEFSLSEDGQTFVEKHGGIKVD; the protein is encoded by the coding sequence ATGAAAATAAGAAATAAAGTTCTGGCAGTTCTTTTAACCGTTGCCATGGTAGGTGTTCTTGGAGGATGCGCAAGTTCCAACAACAATACATCCGGTAACGCAGCAGAACCTACACAGGCAGCAACAGATACACCGGCAGACACAGCAACAGAAACTCCTGCTGAAGGCATATCAGGAACAGTAACCATAACAGGTTCTACATCAGTTGAAAAAATTTTAAACGATATGATCGACGAGTTTACAGCTTTAAATCCTGATGTAACCATTAACTATACAGGAACAGGGTCTTCCGCTGGTATCGCGGATACAGCATCCGGTGCAAATGACATTGGTGCATCTTCCAGAAATTTAAAAGACGAAGAAAAATCAGCTGATATAAAAGAAGTAACTTTTGCTTATGATGGTATTGCAGTAGCAGTTAACCCTGCAAATCCTTTAACAGATATCAGCACAGAAGATCTTGCGAAGATTTTCTCCGGACAGGTAACGAACTGGAGCCAGATTGGCGGAAAAGATGCCGACATCGTAGTTGTATCCAGAGAAGGTGCATCCGGCACAAGAAGTGCATTTGAAGAGTTAGTGAAATTAGAAGATGCCGGTGGCCTTACTGAAAGTGCTACAGTTGTAGAAGGTAATGGTAACGTGCAGACTGCAGTTGCAGGAAATGAAAATGCAATTGGATATGTATCCTTCTCTTATATTGATACCACCGTTAAAGCACTTACGGTAAATGGTGTAGAGGGTACTCCTGAACATTCAAAATCCGGCGAATATGTATTATCCAGACCTTTCCTTTTCGTATACAAAGAGGCTTCAGCTTCTGCTGCTACAAAGGCATTCATTGAATTCTCTCTTAGCGAAGACGGACAGACATTTGTT
- a CDS encoding deoxycytidylate deaminase, with protein MKKQDYITWDEYFMGIAIFSAERSKDPSTSVGACIVSQDNKILSVGYNGMPIGCSDDDFPWERDGNPLDTKYFYVCHAEMNAILNYTGPDMKGAKLYVTLFPCNECTKAIIQKGISELIYLSDKYADTDATKAAKRMLDATGTTYRQYQPINRDITLSL; from the coding sequence ATGAAAAAACAAGATTATATCACCTGGGATGAATATTTTATGGGTATTGCGATCTTCTCCGCTGAACGCAGTAAGGATCCCAGTACCAGTGTTGGGGCATGTATCGTTAGTCAGGACAATAAGATTCTTTCCGTAGGTTATAATGGAATGCCCATTGGCTGTTCCGATGATGATTTTCCCTGGGAAAGGGACGGCAATCCACTTGACACCAAATATTTCTATGTATGTCATGCTGAAATGAATGCCATACTTAATTACACCGGTCCTGATATGAAAGGTGCCAAACTCTATGTAACCCTGTTTCCCTGCAACGAATGCACAAAAGCCATCATTCAGAAGGGAATCAGTGAGCTGATCTACCTGTCGGACAAATACGCTGATACGGATGCTACGAAAGCTGCAAAACGAATGTTGGATGCAACTGGGACTACCTATAGACAATATCAGCCAATTAACAGGGATATTACTCTCTCTTTATAA
- a CDS encoding peptidoglycan recognition protein family protein, translating to MNAKDKRRRKRHRRKIINITAVTSLFMIMAAIVVIMILSVLKYHRDAPNGFAYYTIAPPPITEMFLTPNDYSRPEEPIKKVKGIVIHYTANPGTSAEANRNYFENLKSQTKISASSHFVIGLNGEIIQCIPLDEISFASNDRNVDTISIECCHPDASGEFSKKTYESLIALTAWLCSKYNLEEEDILRHYDITGKLCPLYYVEQEDKWETLKKDVFAYIQEKEASAELD from the coding sequence ATGAATGCCAAGGACAAGCGCCGCAGAAAAAGACACAGAAGAAAAATTATTAATATTACTGCTGTTACCAGCCTCTTCATGATTATGGCTGCAATTGTTGTTATTATGATTTTATCGGTACTGAAATACCACCGGGATGCTCCGAATGGTTTTGCCTATTATACCATTGCGCCCCCTCCCATTACGGAGATGTTTCTTACTCCCAATGATTATTCCAGACCGGAAGAACCAATTAAAAAGGTTAAAGGTATCGTAATTCATTATACGGCAAATCCCGGCACCTCAGCAGAAGCAAATAGAAATTATTTTGAGAATCTTAAGTCCCAGACCAAAATCTCAGCCAGCAGTCACTTTGTAATTGGATTAAACGGTGAAATCATACAGTGTATTCCTTTAGATGAAATATCCTTTGCTTCCAATGACAGAAATGTTGATACTATTTCAATAGAATGCTGCCATCCGGATGCCTCGGGGGAATTTAGTAAGAAGACTTATGAATCCTTGATTGCCCTTACTGCCTGGTTATGCAGCAAATACAATCTGGAGGAAGAGGATATCTTAAGACATTATGACATTACCGGGAAACTCTGTCCCTTATATTACGTTGAACAGGAAGATAAATGGGAAACCCTGAAAAAGGATGTTTTCGCATATATACAAGAAAAGGAAGCTTCAGCCGAGCTGGACTAA
- the guaB gene encoding IMP dehydrogenase: MGTIIGEGITFDDVLLVPAFSEVIPNEVDVSTYLTKTIKLNIPMMSAGMDTVTEHRMAIAMARQGGIGVIHKNMSVARQAEEVDKVKRSESGVITDPFYLSPEHTLEDANELMARYRISGVPITEGKRLVGIITNRDLKFETDFSKKIKESMTSEGLITAPVGITLEEAKKILGAARKEKLPIVDKDGNLSGLITIKDIEKQIKYPLSAKDTQGRLLCAAAVGVTENILERVDALVNAKVDAIVIDTAHGHSANVLRVIRMVREAYPELQIIAGNVATKEATEDLIKAGVNAVKVGIGPGSICTTRVVAGIGVPQITAIMDSYAAAKKYDIPIIADGGIKYSGDITKAIAAGANLCMMGSIFAGCEESPGEFELFQGRKYKVYRGMGSIAAMENGSKDRYFQSNAKKLVPEGVEGRVAYKGNVEDTVFQLMGGLRSGMGYCGTKTIEDLKQNGRFVKISAASLKESHPHDIHITKEAPNYSVE, translated from the coding sequence ATGGGAACTATAATCGGTGAAGGCATTACCTTTGATGACGTCCTACTGGTACCAGCCTTTTCAGAAGTAATACCCAATGAAGTGGATGTTTCAACTTATCTGACGAAGACGATCAAATTAAACATACCAATGATGAGTGCTGGTATGGATACCGTAACGGAACACAGAATGGCCATTGCAATGGCAAGACAGGGTGGAATCGGTGTAATCCATAAGAATATGTCAGTTGCCAGGCAAGCAGAAGAGGTGGATAAGGTTAAGCGATCCGAAAGTGGTGTTATTACAGATCCCTTTTATTTGTCTCCAGAACATACTTTAGAAGATGCCAATGAATTAATGGCAAGATACAGAATATCAGGTGTTCCTATAACTGAAGGAAAACGTCTGGTTGGTATTATTACCAATCGTGATCTTAAATTTGAGACAGACTTTTCCAAGAAAATAAAGGAAAGCATGACCTCAGAAGGCCTTATTACAGCACCGGTTGGCATTACACTTGAAGAAGCAAAAAAAATTCTTGGTGCTGCAAGAAAAGAAAAACTTCCTATTGTAGACAAAGATGGTAACTTATCCGGTCTGATTACGATAAAAGATATCGAGAAACAGATTAAATATCCTTTATCAGCCAAGGATACCCAAGGAAGACTTTTATGTGCAGCAGCAGTCGGTGTTACAGAAAATATTCTTGAGAGAGTAGATGCATTGGTAAATGCCAAGGTAGACGCGATTGTTATTGATACAGCCCACGGACATTCCGCGAATGTATTAAGAGTTATACGTATGGTAAGGGAAGCCTACCCTGAGCTTCAGATCATAGCAGGAAATGTTGCTACCAAAGAAGCAACGGAGGATCTTATCAAAGCCGGAGTCAATGCGGTAAAGGTTGGTATCGGACCTGGCTCCATCTGTACGACCAGAGTTGTTGCAGGTATTGGTGTTCCGCAGATTACTGCTATTATGGACTCTTATGCAGCTGCTAAGAAATATGATATACCTATAATCGCCGATGGAGGCATCAAATACTCCGGAGATATTACGAAAGCTATTGCAGCCGGTGCTAATCTTTGTATGATGGGAAGCATTTTTGCAGGCTGTGAAGAAAGTCCCGGAGAATTTGAATTATTCCAGGGAAGAAAATATAAGGTATACCGTGGAATGGGTTCAATTGCTGCCATGGAAAATGGAAGCAAAGACAGATATTTCCAGAGCAATGCCAAGAAACTTGTACCCGAAGGTGTGGAAGGCCGAGTAGCATATAAAGGAAATGTAGAAGATACCGTATTCCAGTTAATGGGAGGTCTTCGTTCCGGTATGGGCTACTGTGGAACCAAGACCATCGAGGACTTAAAGCAGAACGGACGCTTTGTTAAGATTTCCGCTGCTTCCTTAAAGGAAAGTCATCCTCATGATATCCATATTACCAAAGAAGCACCCAACTACAGTGTAGAATAA
- a CDS encoding DUF6106 family protein — protein MNELYAEAGVKRKETAGTYAIRILLIFAAVLLFIISLSNQIMLFVAAIVIVGIFYFFPRLSLEYEYVYCDGQLDFDKIMGKSKRKNALKIDFEQVEVMAPQGSHALDSYNHIKCDVKDFSSGNKETTPYVIIYRQGEKNLKILFEPNEKMLNCIKMKNPRKLVQY, from the coding sequence ATGAACGAGTTATATGCAGAGGCAGGAGTCAAGAGAAAGGAAACTGCTGGGACATATGCTATAAGAATATTATTGATATTTGCAGCTGTTCTGTTATTTATTATATCATTAAGCAACCAGATCATGTTATTTGTGGCGGCTATCGTGATAGTAGGTATTTTTTATTTCTTTCCGAGACTTAGTTTAGAATATGAGTATGTATACTGTGACGGACAGTTGGATTTTGATAAGATCATGGGTAAATCCAAGAGAAAGAATGCTCTTAAAATTGATTTCGAGCAGGTAGAAGTAATGGCTCCTCAGGGTTCCCATGCTTTGGATAGCTATAATCATATTAAATGCGATGTGAAGGATTTCTCTTCCGGCAATAAGGAAACTACCCCTTATGTAATCATTTATCGTCAGGGTGAGAAGAACTTAAAGATCTTATTTGAGCCGAATGAGAAAATGTTAAATTGTATCAAGATGAAGAACCCCAGAAAACTTGTGCAGTATTAG
- the groL gene encoding chaperonin GroEL (60 kDa chaperone family; promotes refolding of misfolded polypeptides especially under stressful conditions; forms two stacked rings of heptamers to form a barrel-shaped 14mer; ends can be capped by GroES; misfolded proteins enter the barrel where they are refolded when GroES binds), giving the protein MAKEIKHGAEARAALESGVNLLANTVKVTLGPKGRNVVLDKSYGAPLITNDGVTIAKEIELEDAFENMGAQLVKEVATKTNDVAGDGTTTATVLAQAMINEGIKNLAAGANPIILRKGMQKATDTAVDAILKMSSKLNGKEQIARVAAISAGDDSVGEMVADAMEKVSNDGVITIEESKTMKTELDLVEGMQFDRGYISAYMATDMDKMEANLDNPYILITDKKISNIQDILPVLEQIVQSGARLLIIAEDIEGEALTTLIVNKLRGTFSVVAVKAPGYGDRRKEMLQDIAVLTGGTVISDDLGLDLKETSLDQLGRAKSVKVQKENTIIVDGEGQKNNIDARISQIKAQIEETTSEFDKEKLQERLAKLAGGVAVIRVGAATETEMKEKKLRMEDALAATRAAVEEGIVAGGGSAYIHASKDVAALAATLEGDEKTGANIILKALEAPLHCIVSNAGLEGSVVTSKVKEKEPGVGFDALKEAYVDMVSAGILDPAKVTRSALQNATSVASTLLTTESVVANIKSNEPAMPAGAGGMGMM; this is encoded by the coding sequence ATGGCAAAAGAAATTAAACATGGTGCAGAAGCCAGAGCAGCTCTGGAAAGTGGCGTTAATTTATTAGCAAATACAGTTAAAGTTACATTAGGACCTAAGGGAAGAAACGTTGTACTTGATAAATCCTACGGTGCTCCTTTAATTACAAACGATGGTGTTACCATTGCGAAGGAAATCGAATTAGAAGATGCTTTTGAGAACATGGGAGCTCAGTTAGTAAAAGAAGTTGCAACAAAGACCAATGATGTTGCAGGTGATGGTACAACTACAGCTACTGTTCTTGCACAGGCTATGATCAATGAAGGCATCAAGAACCTGGCAGCAGGTGCTAATCCTATTATCTTAAGAAAAGGTATGCAGAAAGCTACTGATACAGCAGTTGACGCTATCTTAAAAATGAGCTCTAAACTTAACGGCAAAGAGCAGATTGCAAGAGTTGCAGCAATTTCCGCTGGTGATGATTCCGTTGGTGAAATGGTAGCAGACGCTATGGAGAAAGTATCCAATGACGGTGTTATCACAATTGAAGAATCCAAGACTATGAAGACCGAGCTTGACCTGGTAGAAGGTATGCAGTTTGACAGAGGATATATCTCTGCTTACATGGCAACTGACATGGACAAAATGGAAGCCAATTTAGACAATCCATATATCTTGATCACAGACAAGAAAATCTCCAATATTCAGGATATACTTCCTGTTTTAGAGCAGATCGTTCAGTCTGGTGCTAGACTTTTAATCATAGCTGAAGATATCGAAGGTGAAGCATTAACAACCTTAATCGTTAACAAGTTAAGAGGAACTTTCAGCGTTGTTGCAGTAAAAGCTCCTGGCTATGGCGACAGAAGAAAAGAAATGCTTCAGGATATCGCTGTTCTTACAGGCGGTACAGTAATTTCCGACGATTTAGGTCTTGATCTGAAAGAGACTTCTCTTGATCAGTTAGGCCGTGCAAAATCCGTAAAAGTTCAGAAAGAAAACACTATCATTGTTGATGGTGAAGGACAGAAGAACAATATCGATGCAAGAATTTCTCAGATCAAAGCTCAGATTGAAGAAACTACTTCTGAATTCGATAAAGAGAAATTACAGGAAAGACTTGCTAAATTAGCAGGTGGTGTAGCTGTTATCCGTGTAGGTGCTGCTACTGAAACAGAAATGAAAGAGAAGAAACTTCGTATGGAAGATGCTCTTGCAGCTACAAGAGCAGCTGTTGAAGAAGGTATCGTAGCAGGTGGTGGTTCTGCTTACATTCATGCTTCCAAAGATGTTGCTGCATTAGCAGCTACTTTAGAAGGAGACGAGAAGACAGGTGCTAATATTATACTGAAAGCTCTGGAAGCGCCTCTTCACTGCATCGTATCCAATGCAGGTCTTGAAGGCTCCGTTGTTACCAGCAAGGTAAAAGAGAAAGAACCCGGCGTTGGTTTTGACGCGCTGAAAGAAGCTTATGTAGATATGGTTTCTGCTGGTATCTTAGATCCTGCCAAGGTTACAAGAAGCGCTCTTCAGAACGCTACTAGCGTTGCATCAACTCTGTTAACTACAGAATCTGTAGTTGCTAATATAAAATCCAATGAGCCAGCAATGCCTGCAGGTGCCGGCGGAATGGGAATGATGTAA
- a CDS encoding co-chaperone GroES, with protein sequence MKLVPLGDKVVLKQLVAEETTKSGIVLPGQAKEKPQQAEVIAVGPGGVVDGKEVTMQVKVGDKVIFSKYSGTEVKLEDQEYIVVKQNDIVAVVED encoded by the coding sequence ATGAAATTAGTGCCTTTAGGAGACAAAGTGGTTTTAAAGCAGCTTGTTGCTGAAGAGACAACAAAATCAGGTATTGTTTTACCTGGTCAGGCAAAAGAAAAACCTCAGCAGGCGGAAGTTATTGCAGTAGGCCCCGGCGGTGTTGTAGACGGGAAAGAAGTAACTATGCAGGTTAAGGTTGGAGATAAGGTTATTTTCTCTAAATATTCCGGAACTGAGGTTAAATTAGAGGATCAGGAATACATTGTTGTAAAACAAAACGATATCGTTGCTGTTGTAGAAGACTAA
- a CDS encoding response regulator transcription factor: MSKTILIVDDEKEIRELLRLYIEKEGYIVIQAENGLEALKQSASVRIDLAVIDIMMPELDGYQLIKGLRARSNLPIIVVSAKTENHEKILGLDLGADDYVTKPFDPLEVTARIKAQLRRYNGGTGDYETDLLTAGELSLDISACILRFGSETIPLTATEFNMMKLLMQSPGRVYTKQQIYEAAWQEATIVDDNTVMVAISKLRSKLPDHDSVSIGTVRGLGYRLEVRT, from the coding sequence ATGAGCAAAACTATTCTGATTGTAGATGATGAGAAAGAAATTCGTGAGCTTTTGCGATTATATATAGAAAAGGAAGGCTATATTGTAATACAAGCTGAAAATGGATTGGAAGCGCTTAAACAGTCCGCATCCGTGCGAATTGATCTGGCTGTCATTGACATTATGATGCCTGAGCTTGACGGTTATCAGCTAATCAAAGGGTTGAGAGCGCGCAGCAATCTTCCAATTATCGTTGTGAGTGCCAAAACGGAAAATCATGAAAAAATACTGGGACTTGACCTTGGTGCGGACGATTATGTGACAAAGCCCTTTGACCCTTTGGAGGTCACTGCCCGTATCAAAGCTCAATTACGCCGTTATAATGGGGGTACGGGGGATTACGAAACAGATTTACTGACAGCAGGCGAACTGAGCTTGGATATTTCCGCTTGCATCCTTCGCTTTGGCAGTGAGACAATCCCTCTTACCGCCACGGAATTTAATATGATGAAGCTGTTGATGCAAAGTCCCGGCCGCGTATACACCAAACAGCAGATTTATGAAGCTGCATGGCAGGAGGCAACTATTGTGGACGACAATACCGTGATGGTCGCTATCAGCAAGCTGCGCAGCAAACTTCCTGACCATGACTCAGTATCCATTGGAACCGTCAGAGGCTTAGGTTATCGTCTGGAGGTGCGTACTTGA
- a CDS encoding HAMP domain-containing sensor histidine kinase, producing the protein MKKKLSFKKVIMRRFVSYIIGIALTLLLLELLFSLFTLSNGMNFSELASSPLAEGTKPLQIILSVIWILVTVAVYSIGIVLFGRGISRKIMEPVQKMEEGFKEVTAGRLDTRLEFETETEFGEMRDAFNYMVQKLKDSEEKRMTMENERMQLFSHIAHDLKTPMTTISGYAGALANGMVDDPDKQQEYHLAIKAKAGQMNQLIDQLLSYSKLGTPQYRMNFEKVDLVELLRASCATLFGEIESKQMNLELRLPDKPVYYLVDSLETNRAISNLLTNAIRHNPVGSLLSVGLMDEPGSIQIQIADTGTAIPKAIAGNLFEPFVSGSVSRSTSSGTGLGLAIVKKVMEQHSGEVYVVDAPAPFTKKFVLSFPKASGHR; encoded by the coding sequence TTGAAGAAAAAGCTTAGTTTTAAAAAAGTCATCATGCGAAGATTCGTAAGCTACATCATCGGAATTGCACTGACACTTCTGCTATTGGAGCTTCTATTCAGTCTGTTTACCTTAAGTAACGGGATGAACTTCTCAGAACTAGCATCTTCCCCTCTGGCCGAAGGGACGAAACCCCTTCAAATCATACTTTCCGTTATCTGGATTCTTGTCACTGTCGCAGTTTATTCTATAGGAATTGTCCTTTTTGGGCGCGGAATCAGCAGGAAAATCATGGAGCCCGTTCAAAAAATGGAAGAAGGTTTCAAAGAGGTTACGGCCGGCCGTTTGGACACTAGACTGGAATTTGAAACAGAGACGGAATTTGGCGAAATGCGGGATGCCTTCAATTATATGGTGCAAAAGCTGAAAGACTCGGAAGAAAAACGAATGACAATGGAAAATGAGAGGATGCAACTTTTCTCCCATATCGCACATGATTTGAAAACCCCCATGACAACGATTTCCGGCTATGCAGGGGCCTTGGCAAACGGTATGGTGGATGACCCGGACAAACAACAGGAATACCATCTGGCAATCAAAGCAAAAGCCGGGCAGATGAACCAATTGATTGACCAGCTGCTTTCCTACTCCAAGTTGGGCACACCGCAATACCGCATGAATTTTGAAAAGGTAGACTTAGTCGAGCTACTTCGTGCATCTTGTGCCACTTTGTTTGGCGAAATTGAAAGCAAGCAGATGAACTTGGAACTGCGGCTACCAGACAAACCTGTATATTACCTGGTGGATTCTTTGGAAACTAACCGGGCCATCAGTAATCTGCTGACAAATGCAATCCGCCATAACCCTGTGGGCAGCTTATTGTCCGTGGGGCTAATGGATGAACCAGGCAGTATTCAGATTCAAATTGCCGATACCGGAACAGCTATCCCGAAGGCAATCGCTGGGAATCTGTTCGAGCCTTTTGTTTCCGGCAGTGTTTCAAGAAGTACCAGCAGTGGTACGGGACTTGGGCTTGCCATTGTGAAAAAGGTGATGGAACAGCACTCCGGTGAGGTCTACGTAGTGGATGCCCCCGCTCCTTTTACAAAAAAGTTTGTCCTGAGCTTTCCAAAAGCTTCCGGACACAGATAA
- a CDS encoding ABC transporter permease — protein sequence MYYKMIKNDIRKSKLITITITAFILIAAMLTALAASLTLNLFGAIDNMLLSSKSLHYMQMHTGDVDMEQLHSFADANDSVEDYQVLEFLNIEGADIVIGEDTLAGSIQDNGLCVQSEKFDFLLNLNGDVIHPTDGEIYVPIYYRQEGNAMLGDTVTIHGISFTIAGFLRDSVMNAALVSSKRFLVNQADFERVRVFGQLENLIEFRLNADVSFPAFEAAYQGAGLPANGPPPITYTQVKMINGITDGIMISVLMLIGALVILMAFLCIRFTLLAKIEEDYKEIGVLKAVGMRISQIKKLYLMKYGAISGAACMLGFLVSLPLQAPFMKNIRLYMGESGNPLPGLFCGLLGAALIGGSVMLYVNSVLRRFRKISAMQAIRFGAPQEKSKSSRNFQLNNNRLFSRNIFLGIKDIVSRKKLYVTMLMVLVVSSFLMAVPQNISSTISAENFITYMGMGICDVNIGVMRTQVEDVLGKAAEVADMLAKDENVEKYALFTGMMLDRKADNGTKEKLRVTFGDYSAFPITYSRGRAPQAETELALSVLNAKDLNKTLGDEIILIVNGTEKHLTVCGIYSDVTNGGRTAQATFAAEHEEILSVGIAVTFRDRQSVKAAISQYREQFLFAKVTGIKESIGQMLGSMRDAIRIASVVAAIVTVLLTLLVTVLFFKMLVAKDRYPIAILKSMGFTSADIRCQYLTRSITVLALGLIIGTILANTLGELVGVAIISSFGATTFHFMVNPWFVYLGSPLLLTGCVVTATMFGISGIQALKISQHMKEA from the coding sequence ATGTATTATAAAATGATTAAGAATGATATCCGTAAAAGTAAGCTGATTACCATCACAATAACAGCGTTTATCCTCATTGCTGCCATGCTTACTGCTCTGGCTGCATCACTGACCTTAAACCTGTTCGGCGCTATCGACAATATGCTTCTTTCGTCAAAATCGCTTCATTACATGCAGATGCACACAGGCGACGTAGATATGGAACAGTTACATAGCTTCGCGGATGCCAATGACAGCGTAGAGGATTATCAGGTATTGGAGTTTCTCAACATCGAAGGTGCGGATATTGTCATCGGGGAGGATACCCTTGCCGGAAGCATACAAGACAACGGTCTTTGCGTGCAAAGCGAGAAGTTCGACTTTCTGCTTAACTTAAATGGTGATGTCATACATCCCACAGATGGTGAAATCTATGTCCCCATCTACTACAGGCAGGAAGGAAACGCAATGCTTGGGGATACGGTGACCATCCACGGAATTTCCTTTACCATCGCTGGTTTTTTGCGTGATTCGGTTATGAATGCGGCGCTGGTAAGCTCCAAGCGGTTCCTTGTGAACCAGGCAGATTTTGAAAGAGTCCGTGTATTCGGGCAGTTAGAGAATCTTATTGAATTCCGGCTGAACGCGGACGTTTCCTTCCCGGCTTTTGAGGCTGCCTATCAAGGCGCGGGGCTCCCGGCAAACGGCCCTCCCCCTATCACTTATACGCAGGTGAAGATGATAAATGGTATTACGGACGGCATCATGATTTCCGTGCTGATGCTGATTGGAGCCCTTGTGATCCTAATGGCATTTTTGTGTATTCGCTTTACGTTATTGGCCAAAATAGAAGAGGATTATAAGGAAATAGGTGTCCTTAAAGCGGTTGGAATGCGAATATCACAGATTAAAAAACTCTATCTTATGAAATACGGCGCTATTTCGGGTGCGGCCTGTATGCTGGGTTTTCTGGTTTCCCTTCCACTCCAGGCTCCTTTCATGAAAAATATCCGATTGTACATGGGTGAAAGCGGTAACCCGCTACCCGGCCTGTTTTGCGGACTTTTGGGGGCGGCGCTAATCGGCGGGAGTGTCATGTTGTATGTAAACAGTGTATTGCGACGCTTCCGTAAAATATCCGCGATGCAGGCGATTCGATTCGGTGCACCACAGGAAAAGTCGAAATCATCCAGAAACTTTCAACTGAATAATAACAGGCTTTTTTCCAGGAATATCTTTCTTGGAATCAAGGATATTGTTTCCCGGAAAAAACTGTATGTCACCATGTTGATGGTTCTGGTCGTTTCTTCTTTTCTTATGGCTGTTCCTCAAAATATCAGCAGCACAATTTCTGCGGAGAACTTTATCACCTACATGGGTATGGGCATTTGTGACGTAAATATCGGGGTGATGCGAACACAGGTAGAGGACGTACTGGGAAAAGCGGCGGAAGTTGCTGACATGCTGGCAAAGGATGAGAATGTTGAAAAGTATGCTTTGTTCACCGGTATGATGTTAGACCGAAAAGCAGACAATGGGACGAAAGAGAAACTGCGGGTGACATTTGGTGACTATTCCGCCTTTCCCATAACCTACTCCAGAGGTCGTGCACCACAAGCAGAAACAGAGCTCGCCCTCTCCGTCCTCAATGCCAAAGACCTTAATAAAACCCTCGGGGATGAAATTATTTTAATCGTTAACGGTACAGAAAAACACCTGACGGTCTGTGGAATTTACTCTGATGTCACCAATGGCGGGCGAACAGCACAAGCCACTTTTGCCGCAGAGCATGAAGAGATTTTAAGCGTTGGAATTGCGGTTACCTTTCGCGACCGCCAAAGTGTAAAAGCAGCAATATCACAGTACAGGGAGCAGTTTCTCTTTGCAAAAGTTACCGGCATTAAGGAGAGTATTGGGCAGATGCTCGGCTCTATGCGAGACGCCATCCGGATTGCTTCTGTTGTTGCTGCCATAGTAACTGTCCTGCTAACACTACTGGTCACTGTGCTGTTCTTTAAAATGCTGGTGGCAAAAGACCGGTATCCCATCGCCATTCTGAAATCAATGGGCTTCACCAGTGCAGACATACGCTGTCAGTATCTTACACGCTCCATTACTGTGCTGGCACTGGGCTTAATCATCGGTACCATTCTGGCAAACACGCTGGGAGAGCTTGTCGGCGTGGCAATCATATCTTCCTTTGGTGCAACTACCTTTCATTTTATGGTAAATCCCTGGTTTGTCTACCTCGGTTCACCTCTGCTGCTCACAGGTTGCGTTGTCACTGCTACCATGTTTGGAATTTCCGGTATCCAGGCATTAAAAATTTCACAGCATATGAAGGAGGCTTAA